The following proteins are encoded in a genomic region of Streptococcus equi subsp. equi:
- a CDS encoding conjugative transposon exported protein produces the protein MKRKIALLVPVIVLCICGLFFYMNRNSDDIDVAFTVKNETKEKIDTVGIAMGNKCILNRTNGEKFYFPKDLIKEKQGKAIVFVVSKDGIIAKSGEIDLKENKEVSIREIKEGEISLDIAAQKTDIKISIPRLDDWKVSTDEKFIKGSYEANTDSQYTLYLLGKGGNLGISGTEMKGVRVIVSWEKPKDKIDSWLVFND, from the coding sequence ATGAAAAGGAAGATTGCTTTATTAGTACCGGTTATAGTACTGTGTATTTGTGGTTTATTCTTTTACATGAACAGAAATAGTGATGATATTGATGTTGCATTTACAGTAAAAAATGAAACAAAAGAAAAAATAGATACAGTGGGTATTGCGATGGGAAATAAATGTATTTTGAATAGAACAAATGGAGAAAAATTTTATTTTCCAAAAGACCTAATCAAAGAAAAACAAGGCAAAGCTATTGTTTTTGTAGTATCTAAAGATGGAATCATAGCAAAGTCAGGGGAAATAGATTTAAAAGAAAATAAAGAAGTAAGTATAAGGGAAATAAAAGAAGGAGAAATATCCTTGGATATAGCTGCTCAAAAAACAGATATAAAAATTAGTATTCCTAGGTTAGATGATTGGAAAGTTAGTACAGATGAAAAATTTATCAAGGGCTCTTATGAAGCAAATACTGATTCGCAATATACATTATATTTATTAGGAAAAGGCGGAAATTTAGGCATTTCCGGTACGGAGATGAAAGGAGTACGTGTTATTGTAAGTTGGGAAAAACCAAAAGATAAAATAGATAGTTGGCTTGTATTTAATGATTAA
- the macB_2 gene encoding ABC transporter ATP-binding protein, whose translation MQNEKELQITLRNVSKKYGEHSILENISLDIYKGDFVCIFGKSGGGKTTLLNIIGTLENYDSGSVTCFSNRDPIKAPKVGELLRREKIAYLFQNFALVEKMTVEENMMLAAKYNQEKNKKNLIEAALNKMGISDKLKSKVYELSGGEQQRVALARNMIKPFEIMLADEPTGSLDYENKKL comes from the coding sequence ATGCAAAATGAAAAGGAATTGCAAATAACCTTAAGAAATGTCTCTAAGAAATATGGAGAACACAGTATTTTGGAAAATATTAGTTTGGATATTTATAAAGGAGATTTTGTTTGTATCTTTGGGAAAAGTGGAGGAGGAAAAACAACACTTTTAAATATAATTGGGACATTAGAAAATTATGATAGTGGTAGTGTAACCTGTTTTTCAAATCGAGATCCTATAAAAGCTCCTAAAGTAGGAGAGCTATTACGCAGAGAAAAAATTGCTTATTTATTTCAAAATTTTGCTTTGGTGGAAAAAATGACGGTTGAGGAAAATATGATGCTTGCTGCAAAATACAATCAAGAAAAAAATAAGAAAAATCTTATAGAAGCTGCCTTGAATAAAATGGGCATTTCAGACAAATTAAAATCGAAGGTTTATGAACTTTCAGGTGGAGAACAGCAAAGGGTAGCTCTTGCAAGAAATATGATAAAACCGTTTGAAATTATGTTGGCGGATGAACCGACAGGTTCTCTTGATTATGAGAATAAAAAATTGTAA
- a CDS encoding membrane protein, translated as MKKTVGILAILLIIVIGIGKFFYSDGMFLNIFIKEFNTTVNIVTKPEIADKTIIELQKIANKNDLSFIKEEYIPKNSRFDKQKMKIYIHLNDSEWFKKSFRNISIADSKDKLNDFENVKSMSLLTSKDISLIPFENVNKEKVNGDYHVRGTEENINKFIEEINQNEKLKTEVVVNPDFIVSSEFTQKQAYLYMLTIFIIFVATVFCLIIYNGMLSKELSISILLGCDELTLAIAKVLNILAIPAIVGLVLTIGIIEYLVAPSDILGFMISMKTILILVAFIIGGLISIEFILIYLKLKGINVIALLKGYRRSYHRSSFFIKTGSIVMVLYLAIVSILGLTDYLSMRQYIPTWESSKYYANMACAWSWSYEKDDDKFHEIVIPKLNNLWNSLDDSGAILFNAPNVRKEGMNDDEEYLNQQPFQGNYAYVNKNYLHIANLLDKDTNKIEQYKIHENEWIVFVPEDVKITELDKEKIHEDHIFQNIKKQGTIIETYVRLKDNQSVFSFDSGKRIDEANLKNYVLVAVNGKELLPDHGIKLSSLVNGQLHPYVKEPSRAYESLKDIIEETESEPFILYISSVYDDIVSRIDEYKMEASIYVIGLVLSIVILATLLKIDKETYFYNHGQRIDVSRLLGYGFFDIHHKKIIGNIVGYIISIIILFMVIMVTGVISDVGLFIPRDGWSMSKLLISLIIGICGSFICFGIEILQLKKSERSIVLRLKEGC; from the coding sequence ATGAAAAAAACAGTGGGTATATTGGCAATTTTACTAATTATAGTGATTGGTATAGGAAAGTTTTTCTATTCAGACGGCATGTTTTTAAATATATTCATAAAAGAGTTTAATACTACTGTAAACATTGTAACAAAGCCAGAAATAGCTGATAAAACAATAATTGAATTGCAGAAAATAGCTAATAAAAATGATTTAAGCTTCATAAAGGAAGAATATATTCCTAAGAATAGTAGATTTGATAAACAAAAAATGAAGATTTACATTCATCTAAATGATTCTGAATGGTTCAAGAAATCTTTTAGAAATATATCTATTGCTGATAGCAAAGACAAATTGAATGATTTTGAGAATGTAAAATCAATGAGTTTGCTGACATCAAAAGATATAAGCTTAATTCCTTTTGAAAACGTCAACAAGGAAAAAGTTAATGGGGATTATCATGTAAGAGGGACGGAAGAAAATATTAATAAGTTTATTGAAGAAATAAATCAAAATGAAAAATTAAAAACAGAAGTCGTGGTTAATCCGGATTTTATTGTTTCTAGTGAATTCACACAGAAACAAGCATATCTATATATGCTTACGATTTTTATTATATTTGTAGCTACTGTCTTTTGTCTAATTATTTATAATGGGATGCTTTCAAAGGAATTATCGATATCAATTTTACTAGGATGCGACGAATTAACTTTAGCTATTGCTAAGGTTTTAAATATTCTTGCAATACCAGCAATAGTGGGACTTGTACTGACGATTGGAATTATAGAATATTTAGTTGCTCCTAGTGATATTTTAGGATTTATGATATCAATGAAAACAATACTTATTTTAGTTGCTTTTATAATAGGAGGTCTAATATCAATAGAGTTTATATTGATTTATCTCAAATTAAAAGGAATTAATGTTATTGCCTTATTGAAAGGTTATAGAAGAAGTTATCATAGAAGTTCTTTTTTTATAAAAACAGGGTCGATTGTTATGGTTCTTTATCTAGCAATTGTAAGTATTTTAGGACTCACTGATTACTTGAGTATGAGACAATACATTCCAACTTGGGAAAGCTCAAAGTATTATGCAAATATGGCTTGTGCATGGTCTTGGAGTTATGAAAAAGATGATGATAAGTTCCATGAAATTGTTATTCCAAAGCTGAATAACTTATGGAATAGTTTGGACGATAGTGGAGCAATATTATTTAATGCCCCAAACGTTAGAAAAGAGGGAATGAATGATGATGAGGAGTATCTAAATCAACAACCTTTTCAAGGTAATTATGCCTATGTAAATAAAAATTATTTACATATTGCTAATCTCTTAGATAAAGATACGAATAAAATAGAACAATATAAAATACATGAAAATGAGTGGATTGTTTTTGTTCCAGAAGATGTTAAAATTACTGAACTTGACAAAGAAAAAATTCACGAAGATCATATTTTTCAAAATATAAAAAAACAAGGTACAATTATAGAAACATATGTAAGGCTGAAAGATAATCAAAGTGTATTTTCTTTTGATAGTGGCAAAAGAATTGATGAAGCAAACTTGAAAAATTATGTTTTGGTAGCAGTAAATGGGAAAGAATTACTCCCAGATCACGGAATCAAACTATCATCTTTAGTAAATGGGCAGCTACATCCATATGTTAAAGAGCCTAGTAGGGCATACGAGAGTTTGAAGGACATAATTGAAGAAACAGAATCTGAGCCGTTTATACTCTATATCAGCTCAGTTTACGATGATATAGTTTCAAGAATAGACGAATATAAGATGGAGGCAAGTATATATGTTATTGGTCTCGTCTTATCTATTGTTATTTTAGCAACGTTATTAAAAATAGATAAAGAAACATATTTTTATAATCATGGACAACGAATAGATGTTTCTAGGTTGTTGGGATATGGATTTTTTGATATACATCATAAGAAAATTATTGGAAATATCGTTGGTTATATCATAAGTATTATTATTTTATTTATGGTTATTATGGTAACAGGAGTAATAAGCGATGTTGGACTGTTTATACCAAGAGATGGTTGGAGTATGTCTAAACTTTTGATTAGTTTAATAATAGGTATTTGTGGAAGCTTTATATGTTTTGGCATAGAAATTTTACAACTAAAGAAAAGTGAAAGAAGCATTGTACTTAGGTTAAAGGAGGGTTGTTAA
- a CDS encoding bacteriocin codes for MKKALSLVLLTGLMLASSVPAFAAEETNLPYVEGLGYEVEVFEEDYTQPKLFSYDSGWKSFLGGKWRHGVGSRYVWSKYDHNNKTHKTTVQGAGGQFSYSGWTSAGSRAEASWEKALSGNRAWADVK; via the coding sequence ATGAAAAAAGCATTGTCATTAGTATTATTAACAGGTTTGATGTTAGCATCATCTGTACCAGCATTTGCAGCAGAAGAAACAAACTTGCCATATGTTGAAGGTCTTGGTTATGAGGTGGAAGTATTTGAAGAAGATTATACTCAGCCAAAGTTGTTCAGTTATGATAGCGGATGGAAAAGTTTTTTAGGTGGAAAATGGAGACATGGTGTAGGTAGTCGATATGTTTGGTCTAAATACGATCACAATAATAAAACACATAAAACTACAGTACAAGGTGCTGGTGGTCAATTCTCTTATTCGGGTTGGACAAGCGCTGGAAGTAGAGCAGAAGCTTCTTGGGAAAAAGCTTTAAGTGGTAATAGGGCTTGGGCTGATGTTAAATAA
- the glrK gene encoding histidine kinase protein, with product MDVDIKIFFSQWEEEKSLSIKDHLLILEFLDLENSKIKTEPQLLLRIMENLITNAVNYSVKGTSININVEEINGMLKISVINDVSPNLNVNWNMVTSKFYRGDLSRRISNNGSGLGLTIVNDIVKHLGGNFEIGEENKRVCAKVILPYRLN from the coding sequence ATGGATGTAGATATAAAAATTTTTTTTAGCCAGTGGGAAGAAGAAAAAAGCTTATCTATAAAAGATCATCTTTTAATTTTGGAGTTTTTAGATTTGGAAAACAGTAAGATTAAAACGGAACCACAACTTTTACTTAGAATAATGGAGAATCTAATTACAAATGCAGTTAATTATTCTGTGAAAGGAACAAGCATCAATATAAATGTTGAGGAAATAAATGGAATGTTAAAAATAAGTGTTATAAACGATGTTTCTCCAAATTTAAATGTGAATTGGAATATGGTTACTTCAAAGTTTTATAGGGGAGATTTATCAAGACGAATAAGCAATAATGGATCGGGACTTGGACTTACAATTGTAAATGACATTGTAAAACACTTGGGTGGAAATTTTGAAATTGGAGAGGAGAATAAAAGAGTTTGTGCTAAAGTAATACTTCCATATAGATTAAATTAA
- a CDS encoding prophage antirepressor yields MDEIKLYENKEIRSIWDEEKEEWYFSVVDVVGVLTEQENVRGASTYWAVLKKRLKEEGNELLTICKQLKMKATDGKMRLTDVADMQGIFRIIQSIPSPKAEPFKLWLAEVGKERIDEIIDPELTIDRALETYLKKGYTREWINQRLQAIQVRKELTDAWDDHGIQKGKEYAILTDEITKAWSGMTTRGYKNLKGLKKENLRDNMTTLEIVLNMLAEATTTNALKQS; encoded by the coding sequence ATGGACGAAATAAAATTGTATGAAAATAAAGAGATACGCTCCATTTGGGACGAAGAAAAAGAAGAGTGGTATTTTTCAGTAGTCGATGTAGTTGGAGTTTTGACAGAACAAGAAAACGTAAGAGGTGCTAGTACCTATTGGGCTGTACTAAAAAAGAGATTAAAAGAAGAAGGAAATGAACTGCTTACAATTTGTAAGCAGTTGAAAATGAAAGCAACAGATGGAAAAATGCGTTTAACTGATGTAGCAGATATGCAAGGAATATTCCGTATTATCCAGTCCATCCCATCCCCTAAAGCAGAACCTTTTAAGTTATGGCTTGCTGAGGTTGGAAAAGAACGAATTGATGAAATTATCGATCCTGAACTTACGATTGACAGAGCCTTAGAAACTTATCTAAAGAAGGGATATACACGTGAGTGGATAAATCAAAGACTTCAAGCCATTCAGGTAAGAAAAGAACTGACTGATGCTTGGGATGACCATGGGATACAAAAAGGCAAAGAATACGCAATTCTTACTGATGAAATCACCAAAGCATGGTCCGGAATGACAACAAGAGGTTATAAAAATCTGAAGGGTTTGAAAAAGGAAAATCTAAGGGATAATATGACCACTCTTGAAATAGTTCTTAATATGCTTGCAGAAGCCACAACAACAAACGCATTAAAGCAAAGCTAA
- the parB_1 gene encoding ParB-like nuclease protein, which yields MSKKLLKREITDAVDFLLDDGNALEQGNIQNIELDLLENYHNHPFTLYTGKRLDDMVESIKENGVLNPIIVLKKDNNYEILSGHNRVNAARITKIKSIPCIVKENLTDKEAYTYVIETNLIQRSFSDLLPTEKALVLKMRYEKIASQGKRNDLQKEINNLDQGIIEKESKEEDKIDSRKTLGKEYNLSGASIARYLRLNELSKSWKKDVDEDKIGLTMAVDLSYLSKEIQEYLYQKCEELELSLKPSDAKALHLMNRQEDLNQEMVITYLLNLKKTKVKKYQNIKLSQSVYKSFFMMKGKKM from the coding sequence ATGAGTAAAAAACTTCTAAAGAGAGAAATCACCGATGCCGTAGATTTTTTGCTTGATGATGGAAATGCCTTGGAACAAGGAAATATACAGAATATAGAACTTGATTTGCTTGAAAATTATCATAATCATCCGTTTACTTTATATACAGGTAAGAGATTAGACGATATGGTAGAGAGCATTAAGGAAAACGGAGTTCTTAATCCAATTATCGTCTTGAAAAAAGATAACAACTATGAAATACTTTCCGGACACAATAGAGTAAATGCAGCAAGAATTACAAAAATAAAAAGTATTCCTTGTATTGTTAAAGAAAATCTAACGGATAAAGAAGCCTATACCTATGTAATTGAAACAAACCTTATACAGCGTTCTTTCTCCGATTTACTGCCGACGGAAAAAGCCCTTGTTCTTAAAATGAGATATGAAAAAATAGCAAGTCAGGGCAAGAGAAATGATTTGCAAAAGGAGATAAACAATTTAGATCAGGGAATTATAGAAAAGGAAAGTAAAGAGGAAGATAAAATAGACAGCAGAAAAACACTTGGAAAAGAATATAATCTTTCAGGGGCATCTATTGCAAGGTACCTAAGATTAAATGAATTATCTAAGTCTTGGAAAAAAGATGTGGATGAAGATAAAATAGGTTTGACGATGGCAGTAGATTTATCCTATCTTTCCAAAGAAATACAGGAATATCTGTATCAGAAGTGCGAAGAATTGGAACTAAGTTTAAAACCAAGCGATGCCAAAGCACTCCATCTGATGAACAGACAAGAAGATCTGAATCAAGAGATGGTTATAACATACTTGCTGAACTTGAAAAAAACGAAGGTAAAAAAGTATCAGAATATCAAACTATCTCAGAGTGTCTATAAAAGTTTTTTCATGATGAAAGGAAAGAAGATGTAG
- the soj gene encoding sporulation initiation inhibitor protein translates to MAEVITIANRKGGVGKTTTTLNLAYSLKELGKKVLVIDLDPQANLTRCFDMGNTENIKTIGHLLMVELEEEESYLVEGYTKSYDEIDIIPSSIFLSAVETQMRAETGSERILSEIIRRVKENYDYILIDTSPSLSVLTINALCASDSVLIVADTQLFAVVGINELLKTVQKIKKRVNPKLKVQGILLTMCENRTNLSKTLMEQVEEMFQKKIKVFQTKIPKTVKVGEAIYSGQSIKKYAKGSSVDIAYDNLAKEICYE, encoded by the coding sequence ATGGCAGAAGTGATAACCATAGCCAATCGAAAAGGCGGAGTTGGAAAAACAACTACAACTCTAAACCTTGCCTATTCACTAAAAGAACTGGGGAAAAAAGTATTAGTCATTGACCTTGATCCACAAGCTAATCTTACAAGATGTTTTGATATGGGAAATACAGAAAATATAAAAACCATAGGGCATTTGTTAATGGTAGAACTGGAGGAAGAAGAAAGCTATTTGGTAGAGGGCTATACCAAATCTTATGATGAGATAGATATTATCCCCTCAAGCATTTTCTTATCCGCCGTTGAAACACAAATGAGAGCAGAAACAGGAAGTGAACGTATATTATCGGAAATTATTAGGAGGGTAAAAGAGAATTATGACTATATTCTCATAGATACATCACCATCACTTAGTGTTTTGACTATAAATGCTCTTTGTGCCTCAGACAGTGTCCTTATAGTAGCGGATACACAGCTGTTCGCAGTTGTTGGAATCAATGAACTTTTAAAAACTGTTCAAAAAATAAAAAAGAGAGTGAATCCGAAACTGAAAGTGCAGGGGATTTTACTAACCATGTGTGAGAATAGAACCAATCTGTCCAAAACACTGATGGAGCAAGTAGAAGAAATGTTCCAAAAGAAAATCAAGGTCTTTCAAACCAAAATTCCGAAAACAGTTAAAGTTGGGGAAGCCATCTATAGCGGGCAAAGCATAAAAAAATATGCAAAAGGCAGTAGTGTAGACATTGCCTATGACAATCTGGCAAAGGAGATCTGCTATGAGTAA
- the yheH_3 gene encoding ABC transporter ATP-binding membrane protein, producing MAPLLLQQTIDHYLTPIARGKEVPIEGFQRLLLLYLLLIVITAVLRYISYRMLVYSSNRIVANLRNRAFDVMQRLPIAYFDHQPAGKIATRIVNDTETLKNQFYDNLLSQIIVSLSQIIFIYVVMIYLDVKSGLLLLLIMPLFYGMQWLYKSLTDQPMKDFYQARSAVNTQVNETMNGVSIIQLYHQEDTILEEFEEQIHQMKTADDRIIFAESVASWTLTELVKYGMIAAILAVIGYQFLQGRSGITVGKLFIYVNYLLRLFDLLSMLVRQLPNIQRSTATGTRLMKLLEAQTEPDKARAIELTDGTVDFTKVYFAYENGKTVLSDITIHADKGETVALVGHTGSGDNAIMMIVQ from the coding sequence ATGGCTCCCTTATTGTTGCAACAAACGATTGATCATTACTTGACTCCGATAGCTAGAGGAAAAGAGGTACCGATTGAAGGCTTTCAGCGCTTGCTCCTGCTGTATTTGCTGTTAATTGTGATAACAGCAGTTTTGCGTTATATCTCTTATCGAATGCTGGTTTATTCCTCTAATAGGATCGTTGCTAATCTTCGTAATCGAGCCTTTGATGTCATGCAGAGGCTGCCGATAGCTTATTTTGATCATCAGCCTGCAGGAAAGATTGCAACTAGGATTGTTAATGATACTGAAACCCTGAAGAATCAATTTTATGATAACCTTTTGTCTCAAATTATTGTCAGTCTTTCACAAATTATTTTTATTTATGTGGTGATGATTTACCTTGATGTGAAGTCAGGCTTGCTGTTGCTGCTTATTATGCCACTCTTTTATGGCATGCAATGGCTGTATAAAAGCTTGACTGACCAGCCAATGAAGGATTTTTATCAGGCTAGGAGCGCTGTCAACACACAAGTCAACGAAACCATGAATGGTGTTTCTATTATTCAGCTTTATCATCAAGAGGATACGATCTTAGAGGAATTTGAAGAGCAGATCCACCAGATGAAAACAGCTGATGATAGGATTATTTTTGCAGAGTCAGTTGCTTCATGGACCCTGACGGAATTGGTAAAGTATGGCATGATTGCCGCTATTTTGGCTGTTATTGGTTACCAGTTCTTGCAGGGGAGATCAGGCATCACAGTTGGTAAGCTCTTTATTTACGTCAATTATTTGCTGCGCTTGTTTGATTTATTAAGTATGCTGGTTAGGCAGCTACCTAATATTCAGCGCTCAACAGCGACAGGAACGCGCCTAATGAAGCTGCTTGAGGCGCAGACAGAGCCGGATAAAGCACGAGCAATTGAGCTAACAGATGGTACTGTGGATTTTACCAAGGTGTATTTTGCTTACGAAAATGGCAAGACAGTTTTATCTGATATTACCATTCATGCTGATAAAGGGGAGACGGTTGCCCTAGTAGGGCATACTGGCTCTGGGGACAATGCTATAATGATGATAGTACAATAA
- the yheI gene encoding ABC transporter ATP-binding membrane protein, with amino-acid sequence MLTLIVQHIKQKKWIYILIAMTLVIYDASLVIPTRVIQDLVDLMSRHQLSSGALVRHVIILLATAVVSYGVAYLWHLHLFQEAVHFKFDIQQRAFRKLVFMRTPFYEKFRSGDMITRFSTDVEALMDLIGYGLMIILYAGGMIAFIIPTMFLISWKMTLIGIVPILLMMVMIYGVTKKQEHLVEEAREAISSLSDEVLETVEGIRVMRAYSKKDYLALHFAQKTQNLADKWNQVAKYRALYFPLYSVMIAISTVIILMVGLQLIASSEVTLGQVIALQLYLVSLVEPFGMLSDFILVYQTGKTSFGKINELIETSDDMEPDGQLELESFDQIAFIDYSFTYANSSRPSLEKINLTLKKGQTLGIVGKTGSGKTTLVRQFLRQYPLGQGQLMINHRSVLDYKRQSLERQIGYVPQEHILFSKTVAQNIAMGKKAATTEEILEAIETAAFTRDVQGMAKGLDTEIGERGLSISGGQKQRISIARAFLSQPDLLILDDSLSAVDARTETDIIRHIQDERKGKTTLIVSHRLSAIQHADWVIVLDQGQIVEEGQPQQLLAQKGWYYEQYQRQQAQEV; translated from the coding sequence ATGCTGACCTTAATTGTTCAACATATTAAGCAAAAGAAATGGATTTATATCCTTATTGCAATGACTTTAGTGATATATGATGCCTCACTTGTGATACCAACAAGGGTTATTCAAGACTTGGTTGATTTGATGTCAAGGCATCAGCTAAGCTCAGGGGCATTGGTGAGGCATGTTATCATTCTTTTGGCTACGGCAGTAGTGTCTTATGGGGTTGCTTATTTGTGGCATCTTCATTTATTTCAGGAGGCAGTTCATTTTAAGTTTGATATTCAGCAGCGTGCCTTTCGAAAGCTTGTTTTTATGAGAACGCCTTTTTATGAGAAATTTCGCTCAGGTGACATGATCACGCGTTTTTCAACAGATGTCGAAGCACTTATGGACCTTATCGGCTATGGCTTGATGATTATCCTATATGCTGGTGGTATGATTGCTTTTATTATTCCGACCATGTTTTTGATTTCTTGGAAAATGACCTTGATAGGAATAGTACCGATTTTGCTTATGATGGTGATGATCTATGGTGTGACGAAAAAGCAAGAGCATTTGGTTGAAGAGGCGCGTGAGGCGATTTCAAGCCTTAGTGATGAGGTACTAGAAACCGTTGAGGGCATTAGAGTGATGCGTGCTTACAGTAAAAAAGATTATTTGGCACTTCATTTTGCTCAAAAGACTCAGAATTTGGCAGATAAATGGAATCAGGTGGCCAAGTATCGTGCCTTGTACTTTCCTCTTTACAGCGTCATGATTGCCATTAGTACAGTAATCATTTTAATGGTAGGCCTACAGCTCATAGCAAGCTCAGAGGTAACACTTGGTCAAGTCATTGCGCTGCAGCTTTATCTGGTGTCTTTGGTGGAGCCCTTTGGCATGCTGTCAGACTTTATTTTGGTTTATCAGACAGGAAAGACCTCTTTTGGTAAGATTAATGAACTCATCGAAACAAGTGATGATATGGAGCCTGATGGCCAGCTTGAGTTAGAGAGCTTTGATCAGATTGCTTTTATAGACTATAGCTTTACCTATGCCAATAGTTCTAGGCCTAGCTTAGAAAAGATCAATTTAACCCTGAAAAAGGGACAAACCTTAGGGATTGTTGGTAAAACAGGCTCTGGTAAAACAACCCTTGTCAGGCAGTTTTTGAGACAATACCCTCTTGGGCAGGGGCAGCTGATGATTAATCATCGTAGTGTCTTGGATTATAAGCGTCAATCACTTGAGCGTCAAATTGGCTATGTGCCACAGGAGCATATCCTGTTTTCAAAAACGGTTGCTCAAAACATTGCGATGGGGAAAAAGGCAGCTACAACTGAGGAAATCTTGGAGGCGATTGAAACTGCGGCCTTTACGCGTGATGTTCAAGGAATGGCAAAGGGCTTGGATACTGAGATTGGAGAGCGTGGTCTGTCTATTTCAGGAGGTCAAAAGCAGCGTATTTCGATTGCCAGAGCCTTTTTGTCCCAGCCAGATTTGCTGATTTTAGATGATTCCCTGTCGGCAGTTGATGCTAGAACAGAGACTGATATTATTCGACACATTCAAGACGAAAGAAAGGGAAAGACAACACTTATTGTTAGCCATCGCTTGTCTGCGATTCAGCATGCCGATTGGGTTATTGTTCTGGATCAGGGGCAGATAGTAGAGGAAGGTCAGCCCCAACAACTTTTAGCTCAGAAGGGCTGGTATTATGAACAGTACCAGCGTCAGCAGGCTCAGGAGGTTTAA